In the Arachis ipaensis cultivar K30076 chromosome B10, Araip1.1, whole genome shotgun sequence genome, one interval contains:
- the LOC107623666 gene encoding mediator of RNA polymerase II transcription subunit 36a isoform X2 — protein MAPPRGRGGAGGGFRGGRGDRGRGRGGGGGRGTPFKARGGGGRGGGGRGGGRGGRGGMKGGSKVVVEPHRHEGIFIAKGKEDALVTKNLVPGEAVYNEKRITVQKEDGTKDEYRVWNPFRSKLAAAILGGVDNIWIKPGARVLYLGAASGTTVSHVSDVVGPNGVVYAVEFSHRSGRDLVNMAKKRTNIIPIIEDARHPAKYRMLVGMVDVIFSDVAQPDQDILDDAGKDFSIECLILSQSRGSFCYFNQGQLHRFHSTSGVGVCK, from the exons ATGGCTCCTCCTCGAG GTCGTGGTGGTGCTGGTGGAGGGTTCAGGGGTGGCAGAGGTGACAGAGGCAGAGgaagaggtggtggtggtggaagaggtaCGCCATTCAAAGCTCGAGGTGGCGGCGGCAGAGGTGGTGGTGGTCGTGGAGGAGGTAGAGGTGGCCGTGGAGGAATGAAGGGAGGCAGCAAGGTGGTGGTTGAGCCTCACAGACATGAAGGTATTTTCATTGCAAAGGGTAAAGAAGATGCTCTTGTTACTAAGAATTTGGTTCCTGGTGAAGCTGTTTATAATGAGAAAAGGATCACTGTGCAg AAGGAGGATGGCACAAAAGATGAGTATAGGGTTTGGAACCCTTTCCGTTCCAAGTTGGCTGCTGCCATTCTCGGTGGGGTTGACAACATATGGATT AAACCTGGAGCTCGAGTCCTGTACCTAGGAGCTGCTTCTGGAACAACTGTTTCACATGTGTCGGATGTTGTTGGTCCG AATGGAGTCGTCTATGCTGTGGAGTTCTCTCATCGTAGCGGGCGTGACTTGGTCAACATGGCGAAGAAACGCACCAATATTATACCCATTATTGAAGATGCTAGACATCCAGCTAAGTACAGAATGTTGGTTGGCATGGTAGATGTGATATTTTCTGATGTTGCGCAGCCTGATCAG GACATCTTGGATGATGCAG GCAAGGATTTTAGCATTGAATGCCTCATATTATCTCAGAGCAGGGGGTCATTTTGTTATTTCAATCAAG GCCAACTGCATAGATTCCACAGTACCAGCGGAGTCGGTGTTTGCAAGTGA
- the LOC107623666 gene encoding mediator of RNA polymerase II transcription subunit 36a isoform X1, producing MAPPRGRGGAGGGFRGGRGDRGRGRGGGGGRGTPFKARGGGGRGGGGRGGGRGGRGGMKGGSKVVVEPHRHEGIFIAKGKEDALVTKNLVPGEAVYNEKRITVQKEDGTKDEYRVWNPFRSKLAAAILGGVDNIWIKPGARVLYLGAASGTTVSHVSDVVGPNGVVYAVEFSHRSGRDLVNMAKKRTNIIPIIEDARHPAKYRMLVGMVDVIFSDVAQPDQARILALNASYYLRAGGHFVISIKANCIDSTVPAESVFASEVNKLKAEQFKPFEQVTLEPFERDHACVVGGYRMPKKKKDAE from the exons ATGGCTCCTCCTCGAG GTCGTGGTGGTGCTGGTGGAGGGTTCAGGGGTGGCAGAGGTGACAGAGGCAGAGgaagaggtggtggtggtggaagaggtaCGCCATTCAAAGCTCGAGGTGGCGGCGGCAGAGGTGGTGGTGGTCGTGGAGGAGGTAGAGGTGGCCGTGGAGGAATGAAGGGAGGCAGCAAGGTGGTGGTTGAGCCTCACAGACATGAAGGTATTTTCATTGCAAAGGGTAAAGAAGATGCTCTTGTTACTAAGAATTTGGTTCCTGGTGAAGCTGTTTATAATGAGAAAAGGATCACTGTGCAg AAGGAGGATGGCACAAAAGATGAGTATAGGGTTTGGAACCCTTTCCGTTCCAAGTTGGCTGCTGCCATTCTCGGTGGGGTTGACAACATATGGATT AAACCTGGAGCTCGAGTCCTGTACCTAGGAGCTGCTTCTGGAACAACTGTTTCACATGTGTCGGATGTTGTTGGTCCG AATGGAGTCGTCTATGCTGTGGAGTTCTCTCATCGTAGCGGGCGTGACTTGGTCAACATGGCGAAGAAACGCACCAATATTATACCCATTATTGAAGATGCTAGACATCCAGCTAAGTACAGAATGTTGGTTGGCATGGTAGATGTGATATTTTCTGATGTTGCGCAGCCTGATCAG GCAAGGATTTTAGCATTGAATGCCTCATATTATCTCAGAGCAGGGGGTCATTTTGTTATTTCAATCAAG GCCAACTGCATAGATTCCACAGTACCAGCGGAGTCGGTGTTTGCAAGTGAAGTCAATAAACTGAAGGCGGAGCAGTTTAAGCCTTTTGAGCAAGTCACCCTTGAACCATTCGAACGGGACCATGCCTGTGTTGTTGGTGGATACAGAATGCCTAAGAAGAAAAAAGATGCCGAgtaa